The following DNA comes from Symbiobacterium terraclitae.
TGCGGACTGTTCTTAGGCTACAGTGCCAAGTGAAACGAGCAAAGGCACAGGGGGGACTTGAACCCCCTAGTCACGTAGACTGCGAGGCGTACCAGTACAAGACCCCGGGGGAGGGAACCCCCGGGGTTACCGTTTCGACAGATGCCCGACAGCATCTCTGCCTCGTAGGCGGCGCAAACCCGCTCCCTCTAGTTTCATTCTGTTAAATGAATAGAGGGTAGACCTTTTGCCTACGGTAAGTGCATGTATGTTGTACGAATATTTATCAACAGCGAGCTGTGGATACTGTGGGTAAGTCGCCGCACCCTGTGGAAACATCGGTGGACTGACCCCGTCAACGAGGCGGCAGATAGTCCAGCGGGTTGACGGGCCGGTCGTCCACGATGACCTCGAAGTGCAGGTGCGGGCCGGTGGAGTAGCCGGTCGAACCCACCCGCGCGATGGCCTGTCCCTGCGCGACCCGCTCGCCGGCCTCCACCAGGAGTTCGGAGGCGTGCGCGTAGAGCGTCCGGCTGCCGTCATCGTGGCCGATGACCACCGTCAGTCCGTAGCCCTCCACCTCGCCGGCCAGCCAGACGACGCCGTCCCGGCTGGCCCGGATCTCGTCGCCGTGGTTGGCCGCGAGGTCGATGCCGTTGTGGTGGCGTCCCCAGCGGGGGCCGAAGTGCGAACTGACGGGGGCCAGGACCGGCCAGATATATGTCCCCTCCAGCCCGGTCGGGCCCTCTCCCCCCGGCAGCAGGAGCAGCTGGCCGGGGCGGATCAGGTCCGAGGCGAGGCCGTTGTGCGACTGGAGCGCGGCGACGGTCACCCCGTAGCGCCGGGCGATGGCGAAGAGCGTCTCGCCCTCCGCCACCCGGTGCACCCGCGCCTGCCGCCCGCCGCCGCGGGCCGTGACCACAGCCTCGGCCGCCCGCCGCCACCGTGCGGCGTTGCCCTCGCCCCTCGTCACCGCCCCGCCCGGTGCGCCGGTCAGGAGCCCGCTCCGGGCCGGCGGGTTGCCCTCGGGGGGCGGCGAGCCCCCGCCGGGGGTCGGCGGGCCCCCGGAAGGGGCGGACTTCGCCCGCACCGCCTGGTGCCAGCCCAGGAATCCCGCGCCAAGGATCAGGCAGAACACCAGAAGCCCCGCCACGAAGGCCTGCCACGTCGCCGGCGCCACAGCCTCAGGCGCCAGTCCCCGCGCAAGGCCCGCCCGCAGGGTTCCCCTGCGCGCCCGCGCCGACGCCGACCGTGCTGAGCCGAACCGTTCCATGTGTGCCAACCCCGGCCCACCCCCATCCCTTACGGGACAGGTCTATTCGGAGCGCCGGGATGTTATGTCTCACTTGCCGGTGCGCGCCGACCGGTACCAGGAAGGCTTGCGGTCCAGCTGGTGGGTGGCCTCGATGAAGCGCACCGTCCCGGTCTGGCCCCGCAGGGCGATGGAATGGGTCTTCGCCCGGTTCTGCCCGAAGTAGCGCACGCCGCGCAGCAGCTCGCCGTCGGTGATGCCCGTGGCGGCGAAGAACACGTCCTCGCCCTTCACCATGTCGTCCAGCAACAGCACCTGCTGCGGGTCGCTGAGGCCCATGGCCTGGCAGCGGGCGTACTCCTGCTCGTTGCTGGGCTTCAGCCGGGCCTGCATGTCGCCCCCCAGGCACTTGAGCGCCGCCGCGGCCAGCACGCCCTCCGGCGCGCCGCCGATGCCCAGCAGGATGTCCACGCCCGTCTCCTCAATCGCCGCGGCCACTGCCGGGGCCACGTCGCCGTCGGAGATCAGCTTGATGCGGGCGCCGGCCTCGCGGCACTCCCGGATCATCTCCCGGTGCCGGTCCCGGTCCAGGATCACCACCGTCAGGTCGCTCACGTCCTTGCCCTTGGCCCGGGCCACCCACTTCAGGTTGGCGGTGAGCGATGCGGTGATGTCGATGCAGCCCCGCGCCGCGGGACCCACCGCGATCTTCTCCATATACATGTCCGGTGCATGCAGAAGGTGGCCCCGCGGCGCCACGGCCACCACCGCAATGGCGCCGTTCAGACCCTTGGCCACCAGGTTGGTCCCCTCCACGGGGTCCACAGCCACGTCGGCGGCGATGCCGCCTGCGCCCACCTGCTCGCCGATGTAGAGCATCGGTGCCTCGTCCAGCTCACCCTCGCCGATCACTACCACGCCTTCGATGTTCACCGTGTCGAAACCGGCTCGCATCGCGTCCACCGCCAGCTGATCGGCCAGCTCCTTGTCGCCGCGACCCATCCACCGCGCACAGGACAGGGCCGCCGCCTCGGTTACCCGGACCAGTTCCATCGCCAGTTCCCTATCCACCGCGCATCCTCCCCTCACGTGAGCAGCAGCGATCAACATTGCCATTCTACCCTGAGGGTCGGATACGCCGTTATAGATTCTGTCACGTCTCCGAATCGAGGGGGTTTATCAGTGACGGAACCCCGCCAGGGCTCACCCATGGTGAACCGGCGGGGTTCCCCTTCATCTGTGAGTCAACACCGTGCTCCGGGCGGCCCCGGTGGACAGCCCCGGGGCCTCTTAGACCTTGCCGCGGGCGGCCTCCCAATCCTTCAGGAAGCGCTCAATGCCGGAGTCGGTGAGCGGGTGCTTCAGCATCTGGTGGAAGACCTTCGGCGGGATGGTGGCGATGTGGGCACCGGCCTTGGCGCTCTCCACCACCTGGCCGGGGGTGCGGATCGAGGCGGCGATGATCTCCGTGTCGATGCCGTGCAGGTCGAAGATCTCGGCGATGTCGCGGATCAGCTGGATGCCGTCGGTGGAGATGTCGTCCAGCCGGCCCACGAAGGGCGAAACGAAGGCCGCACCGGCCCGGGCGCAGAGCAGGGCCTGGTTCGGGCTGAAAATCAGGGTCATGTTGCAGCGCACGCCCTTGGCGCTGAGCCGCGTGCAGGCCTTCAGGCCTTCGGCCGTCATCGGCAGCTTGATCACGATGTTCTTGTGCAGCTCGTAGTACTGCTTGGCCTCCTCGACCATGTCGTCGGCCTGCAGGCTGACCACCTCGGCGCTGATGGGACCATCGACGATCTCGATGATCTCACGCAGCACCTGCATGAAATCGCGCCCTTCCTTGGCGACCAGGGACGGGTTGGTGGTGACACCGCTCAGCACGCCCCACGAGGCCACCTCACGGATGTCGGCCACGTTGGCGGTATCGATGAACAGCTTCATGCAGACGCTCCTCTCTGGCGCAGCTTCGATCCGAGGAACAGGTTACCACAGTGCGGGCGCCGCGAAAAGGGCCGGGGGTCCCCCCCAGCCCCGACTCCCGCTGCTTCACTTCTTCCGCCTGCCGCCGTGCGACGACCGGTCGCCGCCGATCTCGAGGTGCGTGGCGCACAGCAGCAGGTCCAGGTCACGCTCGGTCGCGGCCGGAACCGACCGCTGCCGCCCGCAGGCCGAGCAGGTGAGCTCCAGCCGGTCCGGGAAGACGTCCACCCCGATCTCCCGGCTGCCGCAGCGGCACCGCAGGTGGCCGTCGGCATTCAGCTCCTGCACCTGGCTCAGCACCTGGTACATGATGGCCGGCTCGTCGAAGAAGTCGTCGAACGCCCCATCGTCCATGATGCGCTCCAGGTCGCTCAGGCCGGGCCGTACGTAGCTCACCACGGCCTCTTCGCTGCCCATCACGCCCAGCTGCAGGTCCGTCTCCGCGCAGGCGATCTGCTTCAGGTTCGGGTCCCAGAACCGCTCGGGGCTGAAGTGGCGGACGTGGGTGCCGTCGCAGAGGTAGCACGGGATCTGCACCCAGACCTGCCGGCGCCGCACCCCCACCGTGAGCAGGTGGCGGCCGCAGGTGCACAGGATGCGCCGCGGGTCGCCGTGCTTCAGGGTGAACCGGGAGAGCTCCGTCAGCTCCAGCTGCCCGCACTGCGGGCAGCGCAGCGCCACGGTCACGCTGGTCGTAATGAGCACGGACGCCACCCCCCATCGGTGCCACGCAGAACCCTACACAGTACTCATCATTTGCCTCTAAGACGTTCGCTGGCCTAAGCCTAATATCCTTCTGGCATCATCCGGCGTGGCCACCGCGCGGCCAAGCTCGTTCGCAATCCGGACGATGCGCTCGACGAGCATCACGTTGGTCGCCGGCACGCCGCGCGTGTAGTAGATGTTGTCCTCGAGCCCCACCCGCACGTGACCGCCCATCGCGATGGCGACCGTGGTCAGGGGCAGCTGCGCCCGGCCGATTCCCGCCACCGACCAGGTGCAGCCCGGGGGCAGCGACTCGCTCATGTGCACCAGGTTGCGCACCGTGGGGGCGATGCCGCCGGGCACGCCCATCACGAAGTCGAAGTGCAGCGGCAGCGCCAGGATGCCCCGCTTCACCAGGGCCAGGGCGTTGGCGATGTGCCCCACGTCGAAGCACTCGATCTCGGGCACCACGCCGTGGTCCCGCATCGTGCGGGCGAACTGCTCGATCAGGTCGGGGGGATTGCTGAACACGCCGTCGCCGAAGTTGACGGTGCCGGTGGTGAGGCTCGCCATCTCGGGCCGCAGCGTCACCGGCGCGAGCCGCTCCTCGGCGGTCATGCCCACCGCCCCGCCGGTGGAGACCTGCACGATCAGGTCGGTGCGGGCGCGGATCGCCGAGAGGATCCCGGCGTAGACCCCGGCGTCCTGCGTCGGGGTGCCGTCGGGAAGGCGCCCGTGCACGTGAACCATGGCCGCGCCGGCCTGCCGGCAACGGACCGCGTCCTCCGCCAGCTCCTCGGCCGTATACGGGATGTGCGGGTTCTTCGCACGGGTCACCTCGGCGCCGTTGAGCGCCACGGTGATGATCAGCTTCTCCACGGCGCTACCCCCTCTTGTGTTCGCCGGACTCGGCGGTCCCCGAACCGGCGGCCTCGTGGACGGAGCCCGGCCCGCGCTGGAACTGCTTGGGCACGACACAGGTGCCCGATGCCTCGGCCACCAGGATCGGCTCGGGCAGCACCCTCGCCCGGGAGGGCTGTTCGGGGGTCGGGTCGGCGGCGATGACCTTCCAGGCCTGGAACGTCATCGCCCGGGAGGTGTTCCCCACCCGGGTGATTCGCCCCCGCACCTCCAGGAAGTCGCCGGCGAAGACGGGTGCCTTGAAGACCACCGAGTCGTAGGCGACGAAGAGCCCCTCGTCGCCGTCGTGCCGGATGAGCAGCTCGGTCGCCACGTCGCCGAAGAGGCCCATCACCCGGGCCCCGTCCACCAGGTTGCCGCCGTAGTGGGCGTCGTGGGCCGACATGCGGACTCGCAGGGTCGCTTCCATCGTCAACCGTCCCTCCTCAGGCGCGTGCGCGCCCCAGTGTCACAGCTCGGGACCGGAACCTACCGCAGCAGCCAGCCGGCCCTGCTCCGCCACGCCTCGTGCTCCGTCGCCGGCTCGGTGCCCGCGGGATGGCTGAGCCAGACCTGCTGCACCGGCAGCGGGAACTCGGCCGAGTAGAACTGGTACCCCGGCAGGTCTGCCTCCACCCGAAGGGTATGCACTGTAGAAGTAGGCTTCACCGCGACGGTCACGCGCCCCTGCCGGCTCCGGTAGCGCCGCCCGTCGACGGTGACCACGCCGTCCACCGGCGCGCCGCTGGCGGCGTCCTGCAGTTCCAGCACCACCGTGCCCGCCTGGTTCAGCTGCAGGCGTGAGACCAGGGGCGTCACCTTCAACTCCGCCAGGCCCACCGACACCTCCAGCGGCAGCCAGGCCACGGAGTCGCCGGTCTCCTCGTCGAGCAGGATGACGTACCCGTGGTAGCGGCCCGGAGTGGCCGGCGTGTAGAAGGTGAGGGGCACCTCCCACCGGGCGCCCCGCTCCCGCCGGTCGACCTCGTCGCGTGCTCCGATCCCGAAGGCCTCCACGGCCACGAGGCGCCGGTACTGGTACTGCAGGTCGCGGGGAACCGGCCCGTCGTGCTGCACAAACACGTGGTAGAACCCGGCCTGCACGTTCTGCAGCTCGATCACCAGCCCGTCCCGGTTGGTTCCGGTCGCCTGCCAGTAGGGGTGCCAGCCGCGCTCCCGGTCGTACCGGTACAGCCAGAGGTGCACCTGCGCGCTCGCAGGCAGGACGTTGGCGATCTCCAAGCGCAGCCGGGCGACGCTGGCGGAAAGCGTAAACTCGTCGATGCGGCCGGCCTGACGCACCACGCGCCACGGCACGCTCAGGCTCTCCTCCGTCAGGCCGTAGGCCAGGGCCCGGCCCGTGAAGGGCAGGCCCGGGTTCGTCACCCTCAGGCCGACCTCCACCCTGGCGTTGGCGGGCAGCGGCAGGCGGAGCGGCAGCGCCGCGACCCGAGAGCCCGACTCCACCTGCACCTGGTACTCGGCCTCCGAACCGGCCGCCCCCTCCCGCGGCAGGGCCACCACGACGACCTCCCACACGCCGGCGACCGGGTCCTGCGTCTGGAAGAGGGCGGAGAGGCCCTGCGCCCGGTAGCCGATCTCGTCCGAGCGGTAGACCAGGTAGCCGTCGGGGCGGAAGACCTGAAGCTGCACCGCGCCGAGGGGCCGGCCGTCGGGACCGGTGCTGACCCGGGTCGCGATCGACAGCTGCGACGTGCCCGGCGCCACCTCGACGAAGTAGCGGCGGTAGCGGGCGTCGGACAGCCGGTCGGTGCGCTGGTAAGAGGAGCCGCTGGCGGTAATCAACGGCCGGACGTAGGTGACGGGGATCCGCAAGCTGGGGATCTCCTGGCTCGGATCCGTGATGATGATGTACGCGCTGTGCACGCCCGGGGCTGCGGGCGGATCGATCGTGAGGTTGACCGTGCGGCTCTGCCCCGCGGGGATGACCGCCGCGCGCAGCGCCGGGGTCACCCAGGGCGCCGTGCTGGCGATCTGCACCTGCACCGCCCGGTCAGTCGGGTTGACCAGTACGAACGCGTCGCTGCCGGGGATGTAGGAGCGGGCGAGCAGCCCCTCCCCGCCGCCGGCCATCTGGGCGGTCAGCCCCGGCACCGGCCGGAGCCGGCCCAGCGCGGCGTACGCCGCGGGGACGTCCAGCAGGCCGCTTCCCTGCTCGTAGGCCTCCAGCCCCGCCAGGCTGCGGGCGCCCGACTCCATCGCCCGCTTCAGGCTGCTGCCGTCCCGCGGCAGCCCGTCGCGGCCGGCGGCCTGCAGCATGAGCGCAGCCGCCCCGGAGACGTGGGGGGCGGCGATGGAGGTGCCCACCGCGGTGGTGTAGCCCTCGGGGTGCAGCCAGCGCGGCGAAGGCGCCGGGCTCCCGCCGGGGGCGACCAGGCTGGGAATGTAGGCGCCGTCGGCCCGGGGCCCCATGCCCGACCGCCACCAGACGGTCTCGCCGGCCACCTGGTAGCCGTAGTCGCGCAGCCACATCTCGGGCGAGTAGTAGGCACCCACGGTCAGCAGTTCATTGGCCCCGCCCACCGTGGTGCCGCTGGAGAGCCCGGGGCCCGAGTTGTCGGCCGCCAGCACGATCAGGACACCGTAGGTCTTCGCCACCTGCGAGAGCCAGGCGGAGGCCTGCGTGTCGTAGCTGGCGGATACGGCCAGGCCGCCGAGGCTGACGTTGATCACCTGCGCCCCGCGCTGGGCGGCGTACGCAATCGCCTCGCGCACGGCGAACCAGTTGCCGTTGTCCTGCGACGTGAGGACCTTCAGGGCCATCAGCTGTGCGCCCGGGGCGGCCCCCACCAGCCGACTCTCGCCGTACGCCGCGGCCACACCCGCCACCTGCGTCCCGTGGCCCAGGCTGTCGAAGCCGAACTGCACCGAGCCGCCTGCGGGGTCGATGTCGGCCACCACGAAGCCCAGCTGCCGCTCGGCAGCGGCGCCGCTGCGGTACCGTCCCAGGCGCGCCCATTCGCCACCCTCCCGGAAGACCGTCAGCGGGGTCTCGTCCCGGAAGTCGCCGTCGTTGTCCACGTCCACGTAGACCTGCGTGAACAGGCCCGGCACCTCCGGGTCCAGCAGGAGCACGCCGAAGCGGTCGGTCTGGAAACCGTTGCGGTCCAGGTCGCGGTTGATCAGCCCGGGCACCTTGGATTCGTCCCAGTAGCCGAAGCGGGCCGTGCCGCCCGCCGAGCGCGCGGCGGGGAGGGTGAAGACGCGGCCGTCCGGGGCGGTGTAAACCTCGCCCCACGGGACCGGCCGGTCGGTGATCACGCGGCCTTCACCCGTGAAGTCCTTCCAGTCCACCAGCTTCGGCCGCCCGTCCGGGGTCGTCCGCAGGTCGGGATGGCTGGGATCAATGCCCGAGTCGATCACGGCAATGGTGACGCCGCTGCCGTCCACCCCCTCGGCGGCGCGGAAGGCGGAGATGCCGGCAGCAGCCAGGTTGACCGCCATCCGTCCGCCCGGCTCCGCGGCTCCGGTGTTGCTCGGGGGTGGCAGCGCCGGCTTGGGGGTGGCCACCGGGTCGTCGGTCTCCGGCGCGACCACGGCGCCGGAGGCGGGTTCGGCCTCGGGACCGGGCAGCGCCCCTGCGGCCATTTCCACCTCCGGGGCCGGCGCCAGCCCGCCCGGGTAGACCGCAATGTCGTCCATCCCGGCCCCGGAGGCGTCCGGCGCGAGGTCACCGCCGGCCGGGTCGGCCCCGGAGAGCTGCCCGGCCGACGGCGGCAGGGCGCTGAACAGGCTGGTCAGAAGGAGCAGCAGGGCGAGCCGTGCCGCCCATCGCCTCGGTTGCTGCATCGGCTCACCTCACGATCTCCACATAGGTAATACGCCCGTCGGCATCCAGGGCGAGGGCCACGTGATCGCCCTCGCTGATCGCGTACGGTCCCACCGGCTGGCCGTCCAGCACCACGATGGCATCTTCCGCCAGGTCGTAGGACGTGAACTCCTCGCCGTCCTCGAGCCAGATGCGGTCGTCCTCCACCAGCGCCACGGCGCCGCTGACGTCGGCGCGCACGGCGTCGACGTAGCGGATCGCCCCGGTCAGGGCGTCGAGCGCCAGGTAGGTGGGCCCGTCGCCCAGGGCGTCAGCCAGCGCGGCCGGCCTCCCGTTGACGAAGGTGAGGGCGCCGGGCTGCACGGCGAGCACGCGGGGCTCCCCCGCTTCGGGCTTGACGGTCACCCGCCCGTCGCCCGCCGGCTCCAGCCCTTCGGCCAGCATGTCAACGTACCAGGCCTCGACGAACCGGACCTGGCCTGCGTCGTTCAGGATCAGCCAGACCTGGTCCGGCACCTGCAGCGCCGGGGGCGAGACCCGCCGGCCGCCGCGCAGGATGGCGGCGTCCACCGCCAGGCTGAACGGGTGCTCCTCGCCGAAGGCGGTGCGCACCACGCCCTCGCCCTCGCGGGGGTCGAAGGCCACGAGGGTGCCCTCCAGGTCGAAGAGCAGGCCCTTCCGGTCGAGGAGGCGCGCGACGAGGACCGCACCCTCCGCCCGGGTGACGGTCGCCGCCGGGCGGAAGAACCCCTGGTCGTCGCCGGCGATCAGCCCGGCCTCCGCGGCCGCGGCGACGGCGCCGACGGCCCACGCGGGAATCTGGCCGGCGTCGCGGTAGGAGAGGCGCGCTGCGTGCAGCACTGCGGCCCGCTGCTCGAGGCCCGCCGCCCGCACCAGCAGCACCGTGAGCTGGGCGCGCGTGAGCGGCTCATCGGGGCCGAACCGGCCGTCGGGGTATCCCTCGGCGAGGCCGAGTTCCCAGAGGAGCTCCACGTACCCCAGATCCGGATGGCCCTGCGGCACGTCGGTGAACCGGGCCGGCGCGCCCTGTACCCGGGCGGCATCCTCCCCGTAGCCGAGGCCGGTCACGATCATGCGGGCCCACTCGGCCCGCGTGAGCGGGTCGTCGGGCCGGAACCGGCCCGACCGGTCGCCGGAGACGATGCCCCGGGCCTCCAGCGCGGTCAGGAAGGCGGCCGACCAGTGGCCGACCACATCGGAGAGGTATGCCATGGCGCCGGTCGGCACCATGAGCAGCAGCAGAAGGACGGTGGCGACACGCGATGCCGCTTTGCGCATAGTTCCACTCACCAGGGCGGGACGCCGCCGGCGCCCCTGGTTTTCGGCAGGCGGCCTGAGTCCGCCCGACTTATTGGACGCGTCAACATGCCAAAAAGGTTTCAGCGCAACGGACCGGGCGGAACCCGATCCGTTGCGCTTCGCATTCGGGATCGTGTCAGTGCTTCGCAGTCAGTTGTGCGATGGCGGCTTCCAGCTGCAGGTCGGGCCAGTCGGCGGCCTTCAGCTTGGCGGCCACGGCCGCATTCAGCCTGTCAAGGTACACGCTGTCCACCATCGGCACGTCGTTCAGGCCGTTGTCCCGGGCGAACTGGCGCACCGCCCAGGCGGTCTGCCCCTTGAAGTACCCGTCCAGGTCCGTGCGGTAGCCCAGGAAGGTCAGCCGCCGCTGGAGCCCCAGCACGTCCAGCCCCACGTGACCATTGGTCAGCACCCGGTCCGAGGTGAGGGGCGTCGCCAGGTCAGGATCGGGCCGGTAGGGCTCCACCACCACGTCGGGGGTGAGGCCCACGCCGTGCACCCGCCGCTGCTTCCCCGTGAGGTACTCCGCCGTGGTCACCTTGACGGCCGCACCGTCCGGCAGCTCGATCAGCTCCTGGACCGTGCCCTTGCCGAAGGTCTGCGTGCCCACCAGCACGCCGGCCTCGTAGTCCTGGATCGCCCCGGCGAGGATCTCCGCGGCGGAGGCGGTGAACCCGCTCACCAGGACCGCCGTGGGCAGGCCGATAGGTTGCCCCTCGCTCAGGAAGACCCACTGGCCGGCCTTCCTCATCTCGTACATGATCGGCTCGCCCTCGGGCACGAACGCCTCGGCGATCTCCAGGGCGGACGCGACCCAGCCCCCGCTGTTCGAACGAAGGTCCAGCACGAGGCTGGTGGCGCCCGCCTCCTTCAGCGCGGCGACCGCCGCGTAGAACTCCTCCGCGGCCTGGTCGCCGAAGCCGGAGAGCTCCAGGTAGCCCACGCCCCCGTCCAGCATGCGGTAGTCGACCTGCGGGATGTGGATGACTGCGCGGGTGATCGTGACGTTGAACCGGCGCCCCTCAGCGGGCCGCTCGATGGTCAGCTCGACGTCCGTGCCGGGTTCGCCCCGCACCAGCCGCTGCATCTTCTCGATGGGCTCGCCCACCAGGTTGACGCCG
Coding sequences within:
- a CDS encoding M23 family metallopeptidase — protein: MERFGSARSASARARRGTLRAGLARGLAPEAVAPATWQAFVAGLLVFCLILGAGFLGWHQAVRAKSAPSGGPPTPGGGSPPPEGNPPARSGLLTGAPGGAVTRGEGNAARWRRAAEAVVTARGGGRQARVHRVAEGETLFAIARRYGVTVAALQSHNGLASDLIRPGQLLLLPGGEGPTGLEGTYIWPVLAPVSSHFGPRWGRHHNGIDLAANHGDEIRASRDGVVWLAGEVEGYGLTVVIGHDDGSRTLYAHASELLVEAGERVAQGQAIARVGSTGYSTGPHLHFEVIVDDRPVNPLDYLPPR
- the glpX gene encoding class II fructose-bisphosphatase; translated protein: MDRELAMELVRVTEAAALSCARWMGRGDKELADQLAVDAMRAGFDTVNIEGVVVIGEGELDEAPMLYIGEQVGAGGIAADVAVDPVEGTNLVAKGLNGAIAVVAVAPRGHLLHAPDMYMEKIAVGPAARGCIDITASLTANLKWVARAKGKDVSDLTVVILDRDRHREMIRECREAGARIKLISDGDVAPAVAAAIEETGVDILLGIGGAPEGVLAAAALKCLGGDMQARLKPSNEQEYARCQAMGLSDPQQVLLLDDMVKGEDVFFAATGITDGELLRGVRYFGQNRAKTHSIALRGQTGTVRFIEATHQLDRKPSWYRSARTGK
- the fsa gene encoding fructose-6-phosphate aldolase; this encodes MKLFIDTANVADIREVASWGVLSGVTTNPSLVAKEGRDFMQVLREIIEIVDGPISAEVVSLQADDMVEEAKQYYELHKNIVIKLPMTAEGLKACTRLSAKGVRCNMTLIFSPNQALLCARAGAAFVSPFVGRLDDISTDGIQLIRDIAEIFDLHGIDTEIIAASIRTPGQVVESAKAGAHIATIPPKVFHQMLKHPLTDSGIERFLKDWEAARGKV
- a CDS encoding 3-keto-5-aminohexanoate cleavage protein — its product is MEKLIITVALNGAEVTRAKNPHIPYTAEELAEDAVRCRQAGAAMVHVHGRLPDGTPTQDAGVYAGILSAIRARTDLIVQVSTGGAVGMTAEERLAPVTLRPEMASLTTGTVNFGDGVFSNPPDLIEQFARTMRDHGVVPEIECFDVGHIANALALVKRGILALPLHFDFVMGVPGGIAPTVRNLVHMSESLPPGCTWSVAGIGRAQLPLTTVAIAMGGHVRVGLEDNIYYTRGVPATNVMLVERIVRIANELGRAVATPDDARRILGLGQRTS
- a CDS encoding hotdog domain-containing protein, producing the protein MEATLRVRMSAHDAHYGGNLVDGARVMGLFGDVATELLIRHDGDEGLFVAYDSVVFKAPVFAGDFLEVRGRITRVGNTSRAMTFQAWKVIAADPTPEQPSRARVLPEPILVAEASGTCVVPKQFQRGPGSVHEAAGSGTAESGEHKRG
- a CDS encoding S8 family serine peptidase — encoded protein: MQQPRRWAARLALLLLLTSLFSALPPSAGQLSGADPAGGDLAPDASGAGMDDIAVYPGGLAPAPEVEMAAGALPGPEAEPASGAVVAPETDDPVATPKPALPPPSNTGAAEPGGRMAVNLAAAGISAFRAAEGVDGSGVTIAVIDSGIDPSHPDLRTTPDGRPKLVDWKDFTGEGRVITDRPVPWGEVYTAPDGRVFTLPAARSAGGTARFGYWDESKVPGLINRDLDRNGFQTDRFGVLLLDPEVPGLFTQVYVDVDNDGDFRDETPLTVFREGGEWARLGRYRSGAAAERQLGFVVADIDPAGGSVQFGFDSLGHGTQVAGVAAAYGESRLVGAAPGAQLMALKVLTSQDNGNWFAVREAIAYAAQRGAQVINVSLGGLAVSASYDTQASAWLSQVAKTYGVLIVLAADNSGPGLSSGTTVGGANELLTVGAYYSPEMWLRDYGYQVAGETVWWRSGMGPRADGAYIPSLVAPGGSPAPSPRWLHPEGYTTAVGTSIAAPHVSGAAALMLQAAGRDGLPRDGSSLKRAMESGARSLAGLEAYEQGSGLLDVPAAYAALGRLRPVPGLTAQMAGGGEGLLARSYIPGSDAFVLVNPTDRAVQVQIASTAPWVTPALRAAVIPAGQSRTVNLTIDPPAAPGVHSAYIIITDPSQEIPSLRIPVTYVRPLITASGSSYQRTDRLSDARYRRYFVEVAPGTSQLSIATRVSTGPDGRPLGAVQLQVFRPDGYLVYRSDEIGYRAQGLSALFQTQDPVAGVWEVVVVALPREGAAGSEAEYQVQVESGSRVAALPLRLPLPANARVEVGLRVTNPGLPFTGRALAYGLTEESLSVPWRVVRQAGRIDEFTLSASVARLRLEIANVLPASAQVHLWLYRYDRERGWHPYWQATGTNRDGLVIELQNVQAGFYHVFVQHDGPVPRDLQYQYRRLVAVEAFGIGARDEVDRRERGARWEVPLTFYTPATPGRYHGYVILLDEETGDSVAWLPLEVSVGLAELKVTPLVSRLQLNQAGTVVLELQDAASGAPVDGVVTVDGRRYRSRQGRVTVAVKPTSTVHTLRVEADLPGYQFYSAEFPLPVQQVWLSHPAGTEPATEHEAWRSRAGWLLR
- a CDS encoding S-layer homology domain-containing protein; protein product: MRKAASRVATVLLLLLMVPTGAMAYLSDVVGHWSAAFLTALEARGIVSGDRSGRFRPDDPLTRAEWARMIVTGLGYGEDAARVQGAPARFTDVPQGHPDLGYVELLWELGLAEGYPDGRFGPDEPLTRAQLTVLLVRAAGLEQRAAVLHAARLSYRDAGQIPAWAVGAVAAAAEAGLIAGDDQGFFRPAATVTRAEGAVLVARLLDRKGLLFDLEGTLVAFDPREGEGVVRTAFGEEHPFSLAVDAAILRGGRRVSPPALQVPDQVWLILNDAGQVRFVEAWYVDMLAEGLEPAGDGRVTVKPEAGEPRVLAVQPGALTFVNGRPAALADALGDGPTYLALDALTGAIRYVDAVRADVSGAVALVEDDRIWLEDGEEFTSYDLAEDAIVVLDGQPVGPYAISEGDHVALALDADGRITYVEIVR
- a CDS encoding S41 family peptidase: MWRTVAATFLALCLIAGPWSGPAHAAEAGEWADAYAQLWSVYHVVERAHVNGADLDAFIEGAIQGGLEALGDPYTEYFEPAEYKAFLESLDGTLTGIGVYLEEVDGYIVITQPIKGSPAAEAGLQPGDRVIAADGVNLVGEPIEKMQRLVRGEPGTDVELTIERPAEGRRFNVTITRAVIHIPQVDYRMLDGGVGYLELSGFGDQAAEEFYAAVAALKEAGATSLVLDLRSNSGGWVASALEIAEAFVPEGEPIMYEMRKAGQWVFLSEGQPIGLPTAVLVSGFTASAAEILAGAIQDYEAGVLVGTQTFGKGTVQELIELPDGAAVKVTTAEYLTGKQRRVHGVGLTPDVVVEPYRPDPDLATPLTSDRVLTNGHVGLDVLGLQRRLTFLGYRTDLDGYFKGQTAWAVRQFARDNGLNDVPMVDSVYLDRLNAAVAAKLKAADWPDLQLEAAIAQLTAKH